From a region of the Myxococcus fulvus genome:
- a CDS encoding phospholipase D-like domain-containing protein: MPPTQNNTAVFLMDGEEYFDTFRDCLYEVRDAQPHARTYVRLGWWCLQHDTLLDRHANRNFGEVLKEVADAGHHIDICLWQPDDLTVKGLELAKMSDHFSLQTLAKNKATQALLHNHNQRIQVYLEKHSGAGVGYSLHQKIAIFSIAGTLKVLVGGFNIEHEYWDNIAHSRPYGHSCHDTGVLLQGPVTLDIEAEWLRRWKKQLPALSLFGKPHPAAARSTLQATANDQVIQGGNLTITALTTNSESFSNQTHIRDKLVDLISHATKYIYIENFQFFNPELVKAVRTRIKQMGAKQLKVVLVIPDPLHDTDKGVTYLTRITYAMMAIESGYLDENCLAVEVIDGEITTHVDPRTQGTKTYSKDDYVWEVYEPSVNLSDWPQQNYRLRLTNKKTQAKTDVRLDAVLRFIHKGTGQKSKAQPKHADVAPKIQVYFPYRYGGINQVPQTVYLHTKLMIIDSQHVVLGSANFDCRAMDYDGELDVHIDDAAFATTVKARLVNHYGIHGMYEVPRACWNDSAEDRHQAHCVGLARKEPKDLWAMFEDVGSSKKLKFTWL; encoded by the coding sequence ATGCCCCCGACCCAGAACAACACGGCCGTGTTCCTGATGGACGGCGAAGAGTACTTCGACACGTTCCGCGACTGCCTCTACGAGGTGCGGGACGCGCAGCCCCACGCGAGGACCTATGTGCGCCTGGGCTGGTGGTGCCTCCAGCACGACACCCTGCTCGACCGCCACGCGAACCGGAACTTCGGAGAGGTCCTCAAGGAGGTCGCGGACGCGGGCCACCACATCGACATCTGCCTCTGGCAACCCGATGACCTCACCGTCAAGGGACTCGAGCTCGCGAAGATGTCGGACCACTTCTCCCTGCAGACGCTGGCCAAGAACAAGGCCACCCAGGCGCTGCTGCACAACCACAACCAGCGCATCCAGGTGTACCTGGAGAAGCACAGCGGCGCCGGCGTGGGCTACTCGCTCCACCAGAAGATCGCCATCTTCTCCATCGCCGGCACGCTGAAGGTGCTCGTGGGCGGCTTCAACATCGAGCACGAGTACTGGGACAACATCGCGCACTCCCGGCCCTACGGTCACTCCTGCCACGACACCGGCGTGCTGCTCCAGGGCCCCGTCACGCTCGACATCGAGGCGGAGTGGCTGCGCCGCTGGAAGAAGCAGCTGCCCGCGCTCAGCCTGTTCGGCAAGCCGCACCCCGCCGCCGCCCGCTCCACCCTCCAGGCCACCGCGAACGATCAGGTCATCCAGGGCGGCAACCTCACCATCACCGCGCTGACCACCAACAGCGAGTCGTTCTCGAATCAGACACACATTCGAGACAAGCTGGTGGACCTCATCTCCCACGCGACCAAATACATCTACATCGAGAACTTCCAGTTCTTCAATCCAGAGCTGGTGAAGGCGGTGCGCACGCGCATCAAGCAGATGGGCGCCAAGCAGCTCAAGGTCGTGCTGGTCATCCCGGATCCCCTCCATGACACCGACAAGGGCGTCACCTACCTGACGCGCATCACCTACGCGATGATGGCCATCGAGAGCGGCTACCTGGACGAGAACTGCCTCGCGGTGGAGGTCATCGACGGGGAGATCACGACGCACGTCGACCCGCGCACCCAGGGGACGAAGACGTACTCCAAGGACGACTACGTCTGGGAGGTCTACGAGCCCTCCGTCAATCTGAGTGACTGGCCCCAGCAGAACTACCGCCTGCGCCTGACGAACAAGAAGACCCAGGCGAAGACGGACGTGCGGCTCGACGCCGTCCTGAGGTTCATCCACAAGGGGACGGGCCAGAAGAGCAAGGCCCAGCCCAAGCACGCGGACGTGGCGCCCAAGATCCAGGTCTACTTCCCCTACCGGTACGGGGGCATCAACCAGGTTCCGCAGACCGTCTACCTGCACACCAAGCTGATGATCATCGACAGTCAGCACGTGGTGCTGGGGAGCGCGAACTTCGACTGCCGGGCCATGGACTACGACGGCGAGCTGGATGTGCACATCGACGACGCGGCCTTCGCCACCACCGTCAAGGCGAGGCTCGTCAACCACTACGGCATCCACGGGATGTACGAGGTCCCACGCGCGTGCTGGAACGACTCGGCCGAGGATCGCCACCAGGCGCACTGCGTGGGGCTCGCGCGCAAGGAGCCCAAGGACCTCTGGGCCATGTTCGAAGACGTAGGCAGCTCGAAGAAGCTGAAGTTCACCTGGCTCTGA